ttcaattcaatttacagaacaataaattaaattatcaacaaacaaaacagaaaaaataacgcaacatccattcgatctcgggcgttacaacgtgcgcctggtaaagctagtcttTTATAATATCAACGAGCACACCCGGCACACGTTGTTCTGCCCAAAATTTGGTCcagctgcataacttttaagaagtttttacctctaactatcccccccccccccccctttcctttatccttttactcactcctctCTCTGCGTTTCTTTCTCCCTCTGAGTCTTTTCCATCCCTTATTTTCTCTAGCTACCCATGACaacaaaattgtttctaaaaaaaTAAGGCGTGAACCACTCTCACCATTTTGGGGTATGAAAAATAGATACGATCCGATTCTGAGACCTACTCAATatgatcacaaaatttcatgagaatcggtagAGCCTTTTCGAAAGAGTTGAACCACAAAGCTGTGATACGAAAatgttacatataaaataaacatacttttttttattttcagctaAATGTGGGAATAATCGTCATAGCTCTTAGCATACATATTTCGGGAGCGACTCTTTGGCCTAGTTTTAATAGTGAAAACGCTGAAAAATGCGCCGGAGGAGCGGGATTAAAATATTTATCAGGCGATGCATTGATTGATTCATCAGACTGTCTGGGGCCAAATAATACTCCTTATCCAAGGTAAAATATGAACACTTTTGCTATGATCTAATCATCCTATAATATGCGAAGAGTTCCAAGCAAAAACGCAATAAATGACACATACCGAGTTCCTAGGTTAAAAGGAAAAAAGTTCCCAGTCTTAAATGGAGCCGCATTTTGAAATGACATAACTttcatatcatatatattattgcaGTTGTGAAAGTACAGACCTACAGCCAAAAAATCACATTTATCGGACAGCGAGATTTGAAGTTAAGACAGGTAGTTGGTTGTAATTATTGCGTTTattctgaaaaaaattattattatttattgttaaaatataattaaaattacaaattaacatAATTTACATGCACTAGCTAGCAGGGCTATCgccttaaaaaaatttatttattgcgttttggtttgaAAGTTATTGCATTTTGAGCACTTTGGCGTGaacaatatttactatttatagaaaaaaggtcTGGTGCCATTATTTCAGCGGTCCTGGAAAACATGGCTGGATCAAGTGTACCATTTTTCTCATATTAGTATTCCAACATGAAGTACATGGCCATGGCTCCTCCTTTGTTTGTGAGCAGTCCATTAATTAAATTTGGAGATTTGGAATGTTCGCTCTTAGATATTCTATGGAGTACTCTGAAGAAGTGTTTTGACCTGGGGGAGTATGCCAAGTTGAAGTAGGTGATTCTCGTCTAGGATATCACTATGTAAATTGGACCACGTTTTTCATGCGTATGAGGGTCAGTTGTGGTGTAATCGTATACTCATTAAACACTCCTAAGGTAGTCGCTAAATtgtcctaaaggagtattccagTACTTCACAACTTATCCTTAATCATATCAACATAACAAAAACTTCAGCTTAAGATTGTATGAAATTATTGCGTTTTGCTATGAAAAGTATTTCTTGGTATGTTCCACAATAGCTAAACTTTCCGTTTAACATCTCATAAAGATTATTGCGTGGGTTTTAGAAAGGAAAGTGAAATCCCATCCATATCTCAAAAATATgtacttattgcgttttggtttggaattcatcatatgtgacccggtctatgaagaggtgacttatgactaaaaaaaaacaagtaaggaaggttaagttcgggtgtaaccgaacattacatactcagttgagagctatggtggcaacataagggaaaataaccatgtagcaaaatgaaccgagggtaaccctggaatgtgtttgtatgacatgtgtatcaaatgaaaggtgttaatgagtattttaaaagggagtgatccttatttccataggtggacgccgtttcgtgatatcgcaataaaggggaccaggggtgactctagaatgcgtttgtacactatgggtgtcaaacgaaaggtattaatgagtattttaagaggtcgtgggccttagttctatatgtggacgccttttcgagatatcgccataaaggtggaccaggggtgactctagaatttgtttgtactatatgggtatcaaatgaaaggtgttaatgagtattttaaaagggagtgggccttagttctataggtggacgccttttcggaatatcgttataaaagtggaccagggttgactctagaatgcgtttgtacaatatgagtatcaaacgaaaggtgttaataagtgttgtaaaagggagtgggcgttagttctatgggtggacgccttttcgggatatcgccataaacgtggaccaggggtgactctagaatgcgtctgtacaatatgggtatcaaatgaaaggtgttaatgagtattttaaaagggcgtgggccttagttctataggtggacgccttttcgagatatcgccataaaggtggaccaggggtgactctagaattcgtttgtacgatatgggtttcaaattaaaggtgttaatgagtattttaaaagagcttgtgccttagttctataggtggacgccttttcgagatatcgccataaaggtggaccaggggtgactctagaatttgtttgtacgatatgggtatcaaatgaaaggtgttaatgagtattttaaaaaggagtgggccttggttctatatgtggacgccttttcgagatatcgccataaacgtggaccaggggtgactctagaatgtgtttgtatgatatgggtatcaaattaaaggtattaatgagggttttaaaagggagtggcccttagttgtatatgtgaaggcgttttcgagatatcgacaaaaatgtggaccagggtgatccagaacttcatctgtcgggtaccgctaatttatttatatatgtaataccacgaacagtattccttccaagattccaagggcttttgatttcgccctgcaaaactttttcattttcttctacttaatatggtaggtgtcacacccattttaccaagtttttttctaaagttatattttgcgtccatattggcggccaccgtggtgtgatggtagcgtgctccgtctaccacaccgtatgccctgggttcgaaccccgggcaaagcaacatcaaaattttagaaataaggtttttaaattagaagaaaatttttctaagcggggtcgcccctcggcagtgtttggcaagcgctccgggtgtatttctgccatgaaaagctctcagtgaaaactcatctgccttgcaggtgccgttcggggtcggcataaaacatgtaggtcccgtccggccaatttgtagggaaaatcaagaagagcacgacgcaacttgtaagagaagctcggccttagatctcttcggaggttatcgcgccttacattttttttttttttatattttgcgtcaatagaccaatacaattaccatgtttccttcattttttcgtatttggtatataattatggctttttttcaattttcgtagtttttgatatcgaaaaagtgggcgtggtcatagtcggatttcagccattttttacaccaatacaaagtgagttcagataagtacgtgaactgagtttagtaaagatatatcgatttttgctcaagttatcgtgttaaaggccgagcggaaggacagacggtcgactgtgtataaaaactgggcgcggcttcaaccgatttcgccctttttcacagaaaacagttagttcctagaatctaagcctctaccaaatttcacaagaattggtaaatttttgttcgacttatggcattaaaagtatcctagacaaattaaatgaaaaagggcggagccacgcccattttgaaattgtcttttatttttgtattttgttgcaccatatcattactggagttgaatgttggcataatttacttatatactctaaagatattgacttttcttttaaaattcgaattaaaaaatttttttttttaaaaagtgggcgtggtcgttctccgattttgctaatttttagtaagcagacatatagtaataagagtaacgttcctgccaaatttcatcatgatatcttcaacgattgccaaataacagcttgcaaaacttctaaattaccttcttttaaaagtgggcggtgccacgcccattgtccaaaatgttaccatttttctattctgcgtcataagtttaactagcttaccaattttcatcgcttaatccgtatttggtaatgaattatcgcactttttcgatctttcgatatcgaaaaagtgggcgtggttattgtccgatattgttcattttaaatagcgatctgagatgagtgcccatgaacctacataccaaatttcatcaagatacctcaaaatttactcaagttatcgtgttaacggacagacggacggacggacggacatggctcaatcgaatttttttcgatactgatgattttgatatatggaagtctatatctatctcgattcctttatacctgtacaaccaaccgttatccaatcaaagttaatatactctgtgagctctgctcaactgagtataaaaaagctgttaacagctgtttctcgcaatttcttttttgagacataagccaccttttcatagaccgggtcacatatatcgaCCTATTCTAATAAAAAGGTCGTAACATAAAAGTTTTGTTATGAAGAACGCATCTCAGACATTCTGTCAATAAGCTCGTATCTCAGCGAAGCGGTTAGTAAAATTGTATTTTAGGAAACCGATTgcaaaagtttgattgaaataaGAAATGTTTACAGAAGAtatatgaactaaatttagtttaatttctttTCACAATTCGTTAACTACTTGAAATTCTAACTACATTATAGAAGACACATAAATCTATATTTTGGTACGTCTTTTGCGAATTCGGAAAGgaaataaattaagttaaattcaaAGCATTTTTGACACCAAATAATTTTTTCAGTTGCAACCTTTTCAACCGATTTCTTGAGATACGACTTCGTCCAGATACGGCCTTATAAACAGAATGTCTGAAATACTTCCTATTGTATTAAAATTTCTTgataacattttaaattttcaaataaactTTGTTTTGCAGCGCGGCTGTAGCACGCACCTTCTCAAATTGGAACGGTAATTCTAGGCGTGGCCGCCAAAGCAAATTCCCTTCAAGTTTGGATCCGGCGATAACAAAAAGTGCTCTTTTGCGAGCTTATGACGAAGTGAATAATGATGTTCCTTCCAATAATCGTTAtggtaatttaaaaaataattcacTATAATTCTTTAATATAAtgtttgttaatttatttaaaacaaaaacacatataggACGTTCATTATCGAATGGGCAGGTGAGCCAATGTAGAGAAACACCGTCTCGTCTATGCAAAACCCGTTACAATACAACGGCCCCAATGTATGGAGTTAGTTTAACATCTGGGCAACCTGTGACTATTGTACAGAAGTTCCCTGATTTATTACAACAAGTTGTATTCGAGGTTTGCGAGTAAGTAATATTTTATTATAAGCATTTATCCTCAACGCAATGCTGATTGTCGATTTCTATGTGATATTGTGAAAACAAGTTCTAAGATAGGGCGTTTACGATTCTTCAGCTCAGTTAGTATGATTTCCCACCAACCCTCGATATGTAATCTGTCTGATAAAGATTAAAACCAGTTAATCTCGGATTTAGTT
The Eurosta solidaginis isolate ZX-2024a chromosome 5, ASM4086904v1, whole genome shotgun sequence DNA segment above includes these coding regions:
- the LOC137252239 gene encoding uncharacterized protein, which produces MAYRCFWRSITNLNVGIIVIALSIHISGATLWPSFNSENAEKCAGGAGLKYLSGDALIDSSDCLGPNNTPYPSAAVARTFSNWNGNSRRGRQSKFPSSLDPAITKSALLRAYDEVNNDVPSNNRYGRSLSNGQVSQCRETPSRLCKTRYNTTAPMYGVSLTSGQPVTIVQKFPDLLQQVVFEVCESGECDVVRGECTQTYVPYLFLVIPLGPVTLTGQDYVLVESGCVCKPKYSTGAAQEPNMIP